Proteins from a single region of Stutzerimonas stutzeri:
- a CDS encoding ABC transporter substrate-binding protein yields the protein MRHVLRRAGFLIALACGTPFAAATTSAELSIRIGYLDYRPDTGPVLSNVIPEPEDAGLRGAELAIADSNSTGRFLKHSYTLETATSETSDELLELAAKQYADGLRLFVVSAPAATLRQLATAMPDSLLINAGSADDALRSQNCMANVLHTLPSRSMLADALGQFLAVRRWNRWMLIVGPTEDDQAYADALRRAAKRFGHRIVVEKPWSFDNDQRRSAQAEMPLFTQGAEYDVVLVADERGDFGEYVPYHTWLPRPVAGTQGLTATGWHKTVETYGAAQLQKRFETHAQRWMNDRDFAAWMGVRSFAAAITRLRSTDAVQIRQLALSGDLPLDGFKGRKLSFRSWNGQLRQPIPLIHPRALVSNSPQDGFLHPTSELDTLGFDAPESSCRLSGASS from the coding sequence ATGCGCCATGTATTACGACGAGCCGGTTTCCTGATCGCCCTTGCCTGCGGTACGCCGTTCGCTGCAGCTACAACTAGCGCTGAATTGTCGATACGCATTGGTTATCTCGACTACCGCCCAGATACGGGGCCTGTGCTCTCCAACGTCATTCCCGAGCCTGAAGATGCGGGCCTGCGCGGTGCCGAGCTGGCGATTGCCGACAGCAACAGCACCGGGCGCTTTCTCAAACACAGCTACACGCTCGAAACCGCCACCAGCGAAACATCGGACGAACTGCTGGAGCTGGCTGCCAAGCAATACGCCGATGGCTTGCGCCTGTTCGTGGTCAGCGCACCGGCTGCCACGCTCCGACAGCTCGCCACCGCCATGCCGGATAGCCTGCTGATCAATGCCGGCAGTGCCGACGACGCGCTGCGCAGCCAAAACTGCATGGCGAACGTCCTACACACCCTGCCCAGCCGCAGCATGCTTGCCGATGCGCTTGGCCAATTTCTCGCGGTGCGTCGCTGGAACCGGTGGATGCTGATCGTCGGTCCCACTGAAGATGACCAGGCCTATGCCGACGCATTGCGCCGTGCAGCCAAGCGCTTCGGCCACCGCATCGTGGTGGAAAAGCCCTGGAGTTTCGATAACGACCAGCGCCGCAGCGCCCAGGCCGAGATGCCGCTGTTCACCCAAGGCGCCGAATATGACGTGGTGCTGGTAGCCGATGAGCGTGGTGACTTCGGCGAATACGTGCCCTATCACACCTGGCTGCCACGCCCGGTCGCAGGCACTCAGGGCCTGACCGCCACCGGCTGGCACAAAACGGTGGAAACCTACGGCGCCGCCCAGCTGCAGAAACGCTTCGAGACACACGCCCAGCGCTGGATGAACGATCGCGATTTCGCCGCGTGGATGGGCGTGCGCAGCTTCGCCGCAGCAATCACCCGCCTGCGCAGCACCGATGCTGTGCAGATCCGCCAGCTGGCGCTCAGCGGTGACCTCCCATTGGACGGTTTCAAGGGGCGCAAGCTGAGCTTTCGCTCGTGGAACGGCCAGTTACGCCAGCCAATTCCTCTAATACATCCACGCGCGCTGGTTTCAAACTCGCCGCAGGATGGCTTTCTGCATCCCACGAGCGAGCTGGACACTCTGGGCTTTGACGCGCCGGAAAGCAGTTGCCGACTGAGCGGGGCCAGTTCGTGA